In Dehalobacter sp., the following proteins share a genomic window:
- a CDS encoding FprA family A-type flavoprotein: protein MIPIKAIQIKENVYWVGGIDWNIRNFHGYLTQRGSTYNAYLIIDEKITLIDTVKHYLFDEMLERISDVIDPADIDYVISNHVEQDHSGSLPEIMEIAAKATLVTSPNGEKGLKAHFQEDWNYRIVKSGDVLNIGKRNLTFVQTPMVHWPDNMVTYLEEDKILFSNDAFGQHIASTERFDDELQLGVILEEARKYYANIVLPYGGQVQKALGTLGGLDVEVIATSHGLIWRSNIPAILSEYQKWSTNATEKKAVIVYDTMWNATEIIAESISDVFEKKGYNVRFMDLKNNHISDIMTEVITAKYICVGSPTLNNNLMPSVASFLTYLKGLAPKDRIGLAFGSYGWSGQSIGQVEQYLKDCGFETLENIRIQYIPEEDQLEEMKEKLEGNIL, encoded by the coding sequence GTGATTCCTATAAAAGCAATTCAAATTAAGGAGAATGTATACTGGGTAGGCGGAATTGACTGGAACATCAGAAATTTTCATGGGTATCTGACTCAAAGGGGCAGTACATATAATGCCTATCTGATCATTGATGAGAAAATTACATTAATTGATACGGTAAAACATTACCTTTTTGACGAAATGCTGGAACGGATTTCGGACGTAATTGACCCAGCAGATATTGATTATGTTATCTCCAATCATGTCGAGCAGGATCATTCAGGAAGCTTGCCGGAAATCATGGAGATTGCCGCCAAGGCAACCCTGGTCACGTCCCCCAATGGGGAAAAAGGGCTCAAGGCGCATTTCCAGGAAGACTGGAACTATCGGATTGTCAAATCAGGAGATGTCCTGAATATCGGCAAGAGGAATCTAACTTTCGTCCAGACCCCAATGGTACACTGGCCGGATAATATGGTGACCTACCTTGAGGAAGATAAAATTCTGTTCTCGAATGATGCTTTCGGCCAGCATATTGCTTCAACCGAGAGATTTGATGATGAACTCCAGCTTGGGGTCATCCTGGAAGAAGCCAGGAAATATTACGCGAATATTGTCCTGCCGTACGGCGGTCAGGTCCAAAAAGCTTTAGGAACCTTAGGCGGACTGGATGTTGAGGTAATTGCGACCAGCCATGGACTGATCTGGCGCTCCAACATCCCGGCAATTCTTAGTGAGTATCAAAAATGGTCCACGAATGCCACGGAGAAAAAGGCCGTGATCGTCTATGACACGATGTGGAACGCAACGGAGATCATTGCGGAGAGCATCAGCGATGTATTTGAGAAAAAGGGCTATAACGTCCGGTTTATGGATCTAAAAAATAACCATATTTCAGATATTATGACTGAAGTGATCACAGCAAAATATATCTGCGTCGGCTCACCGACCCTGAATAATAATTTGATGCCGAGTGTAGCCAGTTTCTTAACCTATCTTAAGGGTCTGGCTCCGAAAGACAGAATTGGACTGGCGTTCGGTTCTTATGGCTGGAGCGGCCAGAGTATCGGGCAAGTCGAGCAGTATCTGAAGGACTGCGGTTTTGAAACCCTGGAAAATATCAGGATCCAATATATTCCGGAAGAGGATCAACTGGAAGAAATGAAAGAGAAATTGGAGGGAAATATCCTATGA
- a CDS encoding accessory gene regulator B family protein, with product MDLSQISERISRNMTAELDFDNDKKEIVAYGIESLVLTVLGFLAIMGMAFLFKALVPTVIAAVFGGFLRRVSGGAHFDTPLKCLAFGAVVYSSLGVIAKEIVNYGFQSSGVLLAVLLFSLALVAILAPVDCEAKPIHSQNFRRKLKIISIGFVILTIGVVLVSNNFLVNTSAVLGIVFQTMTLLPVFNKKRGITT from the coding sequence ATGGATCTCTCTCAAATCAGCGAGCGTATTTCCCGTAATATGACAGCTGAACTGGATTTTGATAACGATAAAAAAGAAATCGTAGCTTATGGTATTGAGTCACTTGTTTTAACAGTGCTGGGTTTTCTGGCAATAATGGGAATGGCCTTTCTTTTTAAAGCCTTGGTACCCACGGTCATCGCTGCTGTTTTCGGGGGATTTCTACGGAGAGTATCCGGTGGGGCTCATTTCGATACGCCGCTAAAGTGTCTGGCTTTTGGGGCGGTAGTTTATTCTAGTCTTGGTGTTATTGCCAAGGAAATTGTTAACTACGGTTTCCAGAGTTCCGGTGTTCTCCTGGCCGTTTTACTGTTTTCTTTAGCCCTAGTTGCTATTCTTGCTCCGGTGGACTGTGAGGCCAAACCTATTCACTCTCAAAATTTCAGAAGAAAACTTAAGATTATTTCCATAGGTTTCGTTATCCTGACGATTGGTGTAGTGTTAGTCAGTAATAACTTCCTGGTAAATACCAGTGCAGTATTGGGGATCGTTTTCCAGACGATGACCCTTCTGCCTGTATTTAATAAAAAAAGGGGGATAACAACATGA
- a CDS encoding NADH-quinone oxidoreductase subunit A — protein MLINYAGIAVILAWGIVFPVILLVVQRLLCPSNPTKAKLLTYECGLDTQGDTWIRFKISYFMYALIFVVFDVETIFLYPWAMLFQNLGLFAIVEMVIFIAILILGFAYAWKEGALEWM, from the coding sequence ATGTTAATTAACTACGCAGGGATCGCAGTAATTTTAGCGTGGGGAATTGTATTCCCAGTAATTCTGCTGGTGGTTCAGAGGCTGCTCTGTCCTAGCAATCCAACCAAGGCAAAATTGTTGACTTACGAGTGTGGCCTTGATACCCAGGGGGATACGTGGATTCGTTTCAAAATTAGTTACTTTATGTATGCTTTAATTTTTGTGGTTTTTGATGTTGAAACAATTTTCCTCTATCCTTGGGCCATGTTATTCCAAAATCTGGGCTTGTTTGCTATTGTTGAGATGGTGATCTTCATTGCGATTCTCATTCTTGGCTTTGCCTATGCTTGGAAGGAGGGCGCTCTGGAATGGATGTAG
- a CDS encoding fumarylacetoacetate hydrolase family protein: protein MKFLRFTDAENQVRYGVLTGQMIRYVKGDIFGVYEVTDRICSLEDVHLLAPVEPSKVLCVGLNYRDHAIEFGKPIPAEPLLFLKPSTSVIGPEENIVYPPQTQNLHYEAELAIVIGKKAKNVAQSKAVEYIFGYTVGNDVTARDLQNKDGQWSRAKGFDTFCPLGPWIETDIANPDNLAVKLTLNGKVRQNSNTKNLVFRCFELVEYLSAIMTLLPGDVIMTGTPGGIGAMNPGDRVEAHIEKIGVLKNYVV, encoded by the coding sequence ATGAAATTTCTTAGATTCACGGATGCAGAAAACCAGGTTAGGTACGGCGTATTGACAGGTCAGATGATCCGCTATGTCAAAGGGGATATTTTTGGAGTTTATGAGGTAACGGACCGGATATGTTCGCTGGAAGATGTGCATCTTCTGGCACCTGTTGAACCGTCCAAGGTATTATGTGTCGGATTGAATTACCGGGATCATGCGATTGAATTTGGCAAGCCCATTCCTGCGGAACCTTTGCTGTTTCTTAAGCCTTCTACGAGTGTGATTGGACCTGAAGAGAATATTGTCTATCCGCCTCAAACGCAAAACCTGCATTATGAAGCGGAGCTGGCGATCGTGATTGGCAAAAAAGCAAAAAATGTGGCGCAAAGCAAAGCCGTTGAATATATCTTTGGTTATACGGTCGGAAATGATGTGACTGCCAGGGATCTTCAAAATAAAGACGGTCAATGGTCAAGAGCAAAAGGTTTTGATACATTTTGTCCGCTGGGACCATGGATTGAGACTGATATCGCTAATCCTGACAACTTGGCCGTCAAGCTTACCCTGAACGGGAAAGTACGCCAAAACTCCAACACAAAGAATCTGGTTTTCAGATGTTTTGAGCTCGTGGAATATCTGTCGGCAATCATGACCTTGCTGCCAGGCGACGTTATTATGACCGGAACACCTGGCGGGATCGGAGCAATGAACCCTGGAGACAGGGTAGAAGCTCATATTGAGAAGATAGGTGTGTTGAAGAATTACGTGGTATAA
- a CDS encoding cyclic lactone autoinducer peptide: MKKILYTLMASMLVLLATASSVFACGFWAYQPKTPKSLQK, from the coding sequence ATGAAGAAAATTCTCTACACACTGATGGCGTCCATGCTCGTACTCCTCGCTACTGCAAGTTCTGTCTTTGCCTGTGGTTTTTGGGCGTATCAGCCAAAGACACCAAAGTCACTGCAAAAATAA
- a CDS encoding ATP-binding protein, producing the protein MGFSKSIIQSTMIKITLLMFCIFLILYFFITNIYWNEEVLKKEFELMGVASVLENQIQAQYTDIQLYKNNDNLSAEEKIVKINTLLGQDIADLSAKYSNIRIGYFDKEMDQNIIFAPSVESVATNHFDAGISAKIFQSGTMKFVNQTGVIDWNGQGIVAVAIPSYYKNTVIGYTWAEMGTNNIFYLSSFKYAKVLIPSIILWIIVLAIIKKNIVRIKASLESFAHTIKSNSLENVEDLERLPELQPVFEEIRNHLENLYQLNIELESSNDKLLTIMEGIGDGFFALDREWCITYVNKEMKRNMGHDLEDLIGRNIWDVYSVLADSATHVNLKRALEENISLHWEEYISPENKYFQYHAYPFKQGLTVFVRNITELKQRDREMQRLERLNLIGQMAAGISHEVRNPLSTVRGFLQLLEGQSDSELKIEYMDLMITEIDRANEILTDFLSVAKVSAEGTKEENINNIINRLYPMLQADANSSGKELLLELNDIPSIDLNESEIKQLILNLVRNALEETATKGKVYIKTYQVQEGVVLAIQDHGKGIPQSVQDTLGTPFVTTKENGTGLGLAISLGIVRRHQARLEFLTGEEGTTFFITFPLNNYSNNENEQI; encoded by the coding sequence ATGGGATTCAGTAAATCAATTATTCAGTCGACGATGATTAAGATAACTTTGCTTATGTTCTGTATCTTTCTTATCTTGTATTTTTTTATTACAAATATTTACTGGAATGAAGAGGTTTTAAAGAAGGAGTTTGAACTGATGGGTGTAGCATCAGTTTTAGAAAATCAAATCCAGGCGCAATATACGGATATCCAGCTTTATAAGAATAATGACAATCTTTCAGCAGAAGAAAAGATAGTAAAAATCAATACGTTGCTCGGACAAGATATTGCTGACCTTTCCGCGAAGTATTCCAATATCCGTATAGGTTATTTTGACAAGGAAATGGATCAGAATATTATTTTTGCACCTAGTGTGGAATCTGTCGCTACGAATCACTTTGATGCTGGGATCTCCGCTAAGATTTTTCAATCCGGGACTATGAAATTTGTCAATCAAACGGGCGTCATTGATTGGAATGGTCAAGGCATTGTTGCGGTTGCGATACCATCTTATTACAAGAATACAGTGATTGGTTACACCTGGGCCGAGATGGGAACCAATAATATCTTTTATCTGTCATCGTTTAAATATGCTAAAGTGCTGATCCCAAGCATTATTCTCTGGATCATTGTTCTGGCCATTATTAAAAAGAATATTGTCAGAATCAAGGCTTCATTGGAGTCCTTTGCCCATACAATAAAAAGCAACAGTCTGGAAAACGTGGAGGACCTGGAAAGGCTGCCGGAACTTCAACCGGTATTTGAAGAGATCAGAAATCACCTGGAAAACTTGTATCAATTGAATATCGAATTGGAAAGCTCTAATGACAAACTCCTGACCATCATGGAGGGCATTGGTGACGGATTCTTTGCTTTGGACAGAGAGTGGTGCATTACCTATGTCAATAAAGAGATGAAGAGAAACATGGGACACGATCTTGAAGACCTGATTGGAAGAAATATTTGGGACGTTTACAGTGTGTTAGCTGATTCTGCAACGCATGTCAACCTGAAACGGGCTTTAGAAGAGAATATCTCTCTGCATTGGGAGGAATATATCTCTCCGGAAAATAAATATTTTCAGTATCATGCCTACCCGTTTAAACAAGGCCTCACAGTTTTTGTCAGGAATATCACTGAGCTGAAACAAAGAGACAGAGAAATGCAGCGTCTAGAGCGGCTCAACCTGATCGGACAAATGGCGGCAGGGATCAGCCATGAAGTCAGAAATCCGCTGAGTACGGTCAGGGGCTTTCTGCAACTGCTGGAGGGCCAGTCTGATTCGGAACTTAAGATAGAATACATGGATCTGATGATTACGGAGATTGACAGAGCCAATGAGATCCTTACCGATTTTCTATCTGTGGCCAAAGTTAGTGCTGAAGGAACAAAAGAGGAGAATATCAACAACATTATTAACCGGTTGTACCCAATGCTGCAGGCTGATGCGAATAGTTCAGGCAAAGAGCTGCTTTTGGAATTGAATGATATTCCAAGCATTGATCTCAATGAGTCAGAGATTAAACAACTTATCCTTAATTTAGTCCGAAATGCTCTGGAAGAGACTGCTACGAAGGGAAAGGTCTACATCAAAACGTACCAGGTTCAGGAAGGGGTCGTTCTGGCAATCCAAGACCATGGTAAAGGGATTCCCCAGAGTGTTCAGGATACTCTGGGTACACCGTTCGTTACGACGAAAGAGAATGGGACAGGCTTAGGCCTTGCGATTTCTTTAGGTATTGTGCGCAGACATCAAGCCAGGCTTGAATTTTTGACAGGAGAGGAGGGGACCACATTTTTTATTACTTTCCCGCTTAATAATTATAGCAATAATGAAAATGAACAGATCTAA
- a CDS encoding NADH-quinone oxidoreductase subunit B has translation MDVVKKNYKVEVPEYEMPNNIIMCKIEDALNWCRSRSFWPLTFGLACCAFEMMAAGDARYDIARFGSEVFRPSPRQCDLLIIAGTVTKKMEPIVARLYEQMAEPKYVLAMGSCAISGGPFKDSYSVVKGADTFLPVDVYVPGCPPRPEALFYGLLELRKKVTNPRKFAENNKERIMQNG, from the coding sequence ATGGATGTAGTTAAGAAAAACTATAAAGTTGAAGTGCCGGAATATGAGATGCCAAACAATATTATCATGTGCAAGATCGAAGATGCGCTGAACTGGTGCCGCTCCCGGTCCTTCTGGCCGCTGACGTTCGGTCTGGCCTGCTGTGCGTTTGAAATGATGGCGGCCGGAGATGCCCGCTATGACATCGCGCGTTTCGGGTCCGAAGTATTCAGACCTTCGCCGCGTCAGTGCGACCTTCTGATTATCGCGGGCACAGTCACGAAAAAAATGGAACCGATTGTTGCCCGACTGTATGAACAAATGGCCGAACCGAAATACGTGCTGGCAATGGGCAGTTGCGCGATCAGCGGTGGTCCGTTCAAAGACTCCTATAGTGTTGTGAAAGGAGCCGATACGTTCTTGCCGGTAGATGTCTACGTACCGGGCTGTCCGCCGAGACCGGAAGCACTGTTCTACGGACTTCTCGAGCTGCGGAAAAAAGTGACGAATCCCAGAAAGTTCGCTGAGAACAACAAGGAGAGGATCATGCAGAATGGATAA
- a CDS encoding hemolysin III family protein — MFLRIREPINSMSHMLGAVLSLSGLVLLLLRSLEHDSMAYLGSALVFGGSLILLYSASMIYHWVVSSAQVIRTLRKIDHCMIYVLIAGTYTPICLITLQGALGMGLLIGIWTLAVLGIVLKLVWFNAPRWLYTAFYLLLGWIAVFFIYPISLAMPGQGLFLLILGGLLYSVGSVFYAVKPQRIRLGKFGFHEIFHLFILAGSIVHYLFIYRYVMG, encoded by the coding sequence ATGTTTTTAAGAATTCGGGAACCGATCAATTCAATGTCCCATATGCTCGGGGCTGTACTTTCGCTTTCCGGGCTGGTTCTGCTTCTACTGCGGTCGCTGGAACATGACAGTATGGCCTATTTGGGTTCTGCCCTGGTCTTTGGGGGGAGTCTTATTCTGCTTTATTCTGCTTCGATGATCTATCACTGGGTAGTCTCCAGCGCACAGGTCATCCGTACGCTGCGAAAAATCGATCATTGTATGATCTATGTTCTGATCGCAGGTACATATACGCCGATTTGTCTGATCACATTGCAGGGTGCACTGGGAATGGGCTTGCTGATCGGGATCTGGACGCTGGCCGTTTTAGGGATCGTCTTAAAGCTTGTCTGGTTCAATGCTCCCCGCTGGTTATATACCGCTTTTTATTTGCTTCTGGGCTGGATTGCCGTATTCTTTATTTACCCAATTTCTCTGGCTATGCCTGGCCAGGGCTTATTTCTTCTAATCTTAGGAGGACTGTTATATTCTGTCGGATCGGTTTTTTATGCTGTGAAACCTCAGCGGATCAGACTGGGAAAGTTTGGGTTCCATGAAATATTTCATCTTTTTATATTAGCAGGGAGTATCGTGCATTATCTTTTTATTTACCGGTATGTCATGGGTTAA
- a CDS encoding histidine kinase yields MSKTQVSELLKILDREIMTKKILSELNNYINLKDSIIAVMKHLKQITNCDAIGIRIYDGKDYPFYACEGLPEMRISEEPPLCSVNPELKILKLSQDEFWSTKCVCMDVIHGKADRNIPFFTSLGSFWANDLPSVLKTKDKHCIAAGFKSVALIRIMARDNCIGLIQLLCKSAPFYLDMILYLEMVGTYIGMAINNSLTYARMKEAYDSLNQLIPICSSCKKINTEEENWITIEEYLFQQTGSEFTHTICPECIEKLYPALYHKLKEKENKEEAFKAM; encoded by the coding sequence ATGTCGAAAACCCAAGTAAGCGAATTATTAAAAATTCTTGACAGAGAAATTATGACAAAAAAAATACTCTCCGAACTGAATAATTATATCAATTTGAAAGACTCAATCATTGCGGTTATGAAGCATTTAAAGCAGATCACTAATTGTGACGCTATCGGTATTCGCATATATGATGGCAAAGATTATCCCTTTTATGCCTGCGAAGGCTTGCCTGAGATGCGAATTTCTGAAGAACCACCCCTGTGTTCCGTAAACCCTGAACTCAAAATCCTGAAGCTCTCTCAGGATGAATTCTGGTCTACAAAGTGTGTCTGCATGGATGTTATCCACGGAAAAGCAGACAGGAACATTCCTTTTTTCACTTCTCTGGGAAGCTTCTGGGCCAATGATCTGCCTTCTGTCCTTAAAACCAAGGATAAACATTGTATTGCGGCTGGCTTTAAATCTGTGGCTTTGATCCGTATCATGGCCAGGGATAACTGTATCGGTCTGATTCAGTTGTTGTGCAAGTCAGCGCCGTTTTATCTTGATATGATTCTTTACCTCGAAATGGTAGGGACCTACATCGGCATGGCTATCAACAACAGTCTGACCTATGCCCGTATGAAGGAAGCCTACGATTCTCTGAATCAGCTCATCCCGATATGTTCAAGCTGCAAAAAAATTAATACGGAAGAAGAAAATTGGATCACAATTGAAGAATACCTATTCCAGCAGACTGGTTCTGAATTCACCCATACTATTTGCCCTGAGTGCATTGAAAAATTGTATCCTGCGCTCTATCATAAACTCAAGGAAAAGGAAAATAAAGAAGAAGCGTTTAAAGCTATGTAA
- a CDS encoding desulfoferrodoxin, which produces MTNLREIYKCNVCGNVVEIVHTGAPALVCCGQPMEKLEGRSEDMGLEKHLPMVQPTEKGIKVTVGSIEHPMEEKHFIQFIEVLTADKICRAELKPGQKPEAFFPVDIAAVLEVREYCNLHGLWKTK; this is translated from the coding sequence ATGACGAATTTAAGAGAGATCTACAAGTGCAACGTCTGTGGCAATGTTGTGGAGATTGTTCACACAGGGGCCCCGGCCTTGGTATGCTGCGGTCAGCCCATGGAAAAGCTTGAGGGACGTTCAGAAGATATGGGTTTGGAAAAACATCTTCCGATGGTCCAGCCAACAGAAAAGGGCATTAAAGTAACGGTTGGCAGCATTGAGCACCCCATGGAAGAAAAACATTTTATTCAGTTTATTGAAGTTCTGACTGCAGATAAAATCTGTCGTGCCGAGCTAAAACCAGGACAGAAGCCTGAGGCTTTTTTCCCAGTAGATATTGCAGCCGTTCTCGAGGTCAGGGAATACTGCAATCTGCATGGGCTTTGGAAAACAAAATAG
- a CDS encoding rubrerythrin family protein, whose product MKDLKGSKTEKNLMEAFAGESQARNKYTYFASAAKKEGYEQIAAIFLETAENEKEHAKIWFKKLQGIGCTTENLVAAAAGEREEWTSMYARMAEEAREEGFDDIAALFDGVGKIEKEHEERYKQLLLNLQNKEVFAKKQNTAWKCRNCGHIHVGTEAPETCPVCDHPQAYFEVIAQNY is encoded by the coding sequence ATGAAAGATTTAAAAGGTTCAAAGACAGAGAAAAATTTAATGGAGGCTTTTGCCGGAGAATCACAGGCGAGAAACAAATATACCTATTTCGCATCTGCTGCCAAGAAAGAGGGTTACGAGCAGATTGCCGCCATCTTTTTAGAGACAGCAGAAAATGAAAAAGAACATGCGAAGATTTGGTTTAAGAAACTCCAGGGAATTGGCTGCACGACGGAAAATCTGGTCGCAGCTGCCGCAGGGGAAAGAGAAGAATGGACCAGCATGTACGCCAGAATGGCGGAAGAGGCCAGAGAAGAAGGATTTGATGACATTGCCGCATTATTCGACGGCGTTGGAAAAATAGAAAAAGAACATGAGGAAAGATACAAACAGCTGTTGCTGAATCTGCAGAACAAGGAAGTATTTGCAAAAAAACAAAATACGGCCTGGAAATGCCGTAATTGCGGACATATTCATGTAGGGACTGAAGCGCCTGAGACCTGCCCGGTTTGTGACCACCCGCAAGCGTACTTTGAAGTGATTGCACAGAACTATTAA